One stretch of Vicia villosa cultivar HV-30 ecotype Madison, WI unplaced genomic scaffold, Vvil1.0 ctg.004082F_1_1, whole genome shotgun sequence DNA includes these proteins:
- the LOC131641795 gene encoding uncharacterized protein LOC131641795 — protein MCQHKNRNIVYKFMKPSVGALLALAEKSPPENEAVIERSYGKILSIMDSPLTVYQERGVHTLLQFYDPPLRCFIFVVFQLMPTLEEYSYLVGVLVKHQTPFYSTMGVLSSDQLAPALYLSKSWAEANFESKVSRSGFSLESLLKRAHVAADKGVWKDFNILLALCIYGIVLFPKIPDFVDINAIPIFMVGDRVPTLLGYVYHFLHSRNYKGTGGVVNCCIPLLYMWFKNHLPCKGAFVATQDSLSWAKRLMGLKSKDIRWYAAGLDWKDDEMIFGCGEFDSVTLMGIPGGINYNPCLVVRQLGFSLVGPLEDRFVKEALYYDVLQDTAALQRAVRAWSHVRMKIKADLGKRDCVAHPDYEEWVKKRVECNGVPFPPEEPLYTHGPDFPIDMSFSNFLKKADANEKLREENLDLNM, from the coding sequence ATGTGTCAGCACAAGAATCGCAACATCGTGTACAAGTTCATGAAGCCTTCCGTGGGTGCATTATTGGCTTTGGCTGAGAAGTCTCCCCCAGAGAATGAGGCTGTCATTGAGAGAAGTTATGGAAAGATACTGAGTATAATGGACTCGCCTTTGACAGTTTATCAGGAGAGAGGTGTTCACACTCTCTTGCAATTCTACGATCCGCCTCTGCGTTGTTTCATTTTTGTTGTATTTCAGTTGatgcctactttggaggagtattcataTCTGGTGGGAGTTCTGGTCAAACATCAGACGCCTTTCTACAGTACTATGGGCGTTCTGTCATCTGATCAGTTGGCACCTGCTCTTTATTTAAGCAAGTCATGGGCGGAAGCTAACTTTGAATCTAAAGTTAGTCGTTCTGGTTTCTCTCTGGAGTCTCTGTTGAAGAGGGCTCATGTTGCTGCTGACAAGGGGGTTTGGAAAGATTTCAACATTCTCTTGGCTTTATGTATCTATGGGATAGTCTTGTTTCCTAAGATACCTGACTTCGTGGACATCAACGCCATTCCCATCTTCATGGTAGGGGATCGTGTTCCTACTTTATTGGGATATGTATACCATTTTTTGCACTCCAGAAACTACAAGGGAACAGGAGGTGTTGTGAACTGTTGCATTCCGTTGTTGTACATGTGGTTCAAGAATCATTTGCCTTGCAAAGGAGCGTTCGTGGCTACTCAGGATTCTTTGAGTTGGGCTAAGAGATTGATGGGACTAAAATCCAAGGATATTCGCTGGTATGCTGCGGGGTTAGACTGGAAAGATGACGAGATGATATTCGGTTGTGGGGAGTTTGATAGCGTTACTCTCATGGGAATTCCAGGCGGTATTAATTACAACCCATGTCTTGTTGTGCGACAATTAGGTTTTTCTTTAGTGGGTCCTCTCGAAGATCGATTTGTGAAAGAAGCTTTATACTATGATGTGTTGCAAGATACCGCTGCCTTACAGAGAGCCGTCAGAGCGTGGAGTCACGTACGAATGAAAATCAAGGCAGATTTAGGAAAAAGAGATTGTGTGGCTCATCCTGATTATGAGGAGTGGGTGAAGAAGAGAGTCGAATGCAACGGGGTTCCTTTCCCTCCTGAGGAACCATTGTATACGCATGGGCCCGATTTTCCTATTGATATGTCATTTAGTAATTTTCTGAAGAAGGCGGATGCCAACGAAAAGCTACGTGAAGAGAATTTGGACTTGAATATGTAG